In Verrucomicrobiota bacterium, the sequence TCGAAGTCCTGAAGAACTTTGAGTTTGGCGTGATCACTCTGGGAACATTGGGGCAAACGGAGACTCTCGAAAATGACGTCACCACGGCGCGTTCCGGACCGCCGACGCGACCGTTGCGCCCGGCTGATTGGCGGCAGATGCTGACGAAGCTTCAGGCGCAGGGCTGGCGCATCGAGAATTCGGAATGGCGCCACGTTGAGTTCCGGCACGCCAGCAACGAGGCCGCCACATCGGTCTTCGCCGTCACGTTGCACGGCAGGAATCAACCGCAGCCCGAACAGTTCGTGGCGCGCGGCCGGTTCAAAGTGACTTGGCGTCAAGGCGCGAACGCGGCAAAAGAACCTTCCCATGAGCCCGTCTCCCGGACTGTGGCCTTTAGGCCGCTTCAACCTTCGACTGCGGAGAGTGCGCGGAAGCAGCCTGAAGGCTGCGGTCCGAGCAGTTTTCAGTTCATGGGACGTGGGCATGGCTTCTCGGTCATGGGAGCTTCGCAGGAACCCGGTAGGGCTGCGCTGCCGCACAGCCGATCTTCGGTCGATGCGGCGGCGCGGCAGCGCCGCCCTACCGGCGATGGGTTCATGGTCGCTCCGCAAGGCCTGGAAGCCTTGGAGCCATTCCCGGAACGGATCGAGGTTTCCGAACTCGAATTGCTCCGGCGCCGCGGGGAGCCGGGATTCGAGTGGGCGCTGGCCCGCGAAATCAAGCCGGACCTGAACCCGACCTTCATCGACCCCCTGATTCTCTATGATCTGAACGGGGACGGACTTTCGGAAATCATCCTCGCTTGCCGGAATCAGATTTTCTGGAACTTGGGCAGCGGTCGATTCCGGGCGGCCAAACTCTGCGATGGCCTGACCAACGCCATTAACACCGCGGTGCTCGCGGATTTCACCGGCGATGCCGCGCCGGACCTGTTGGCGGCGGATGCCGAGGGTTTGTTGCTTTTTGCCGGAAACAGCCAGGGCAAACCTCTGGAACGCTCGGACGCCCAAGAACCCACCCATTCCCTTCCCGGGAGGGGAGATGCGTTTCGTGCATCGCCGGGAAGCGCCCTTCCTGGGCGGGGCGCAGGGGTGGGTTGGTTCGGCAGCGGACGCCGCATCCAGTTCACGAACGTCCCATTGCTCAATCCTTTCGTGATGACCGCCGGAGACATCGACGCCGATGGCGATCTCGATCTCTGGCTTGCCCAGTACAAACTTCCATACGTCGCAGGCCAGATGCCCACCCCGTATTACGACGCCAACGACGGCTTCCCTTCGTTTCTCCTCCTGAATGACGGGCACGGAGGATTTGTGGACCGAACAGAGCAAGCCGGCCTGGCAGCGAAGCGCTTTCGCCGGACCTACAGCGCCTCGTTCGTTGACCTGGATGACGACGCGGATCTGGATTTGTTCGTGGTCAGCGATTTCG encodes:
- a CDS encoding CRTAC1 family protein, with the protein product MPSTRRIATRLLLFVMAAGAATYLLLRVSRGPAPGRGAEAGNRSEAAQNASFVNEKALKAALALEAQRNELDQTAWASELTAQKHEDVFVRLWDQMRAGGDAIEVLKNFEFGVITLGTLGQTETLENDVTTARSGPPTRPLRPADWRQMLTKLQAQGWRIENSEWRHVEFRHASNEAATSVFAVTLHGRNQPQPEQFVARGRFKVTWRQGANAAKEPSHEPVSRTVAFRPLQPSTAESARKQPEGCGPSSFQFMGRGHGFSVMGASQEPGRAALPHSRSSVDAAARQRRPTGDGFMVAPQGLEALEPFPERIEVSELELLRRRGEPGFEWALAREIKPDLNPTFIDPLILYDLNGDGLSEIILACRNQIFWNLGSGRFRAAKLCDGLTNAINTAVLADFTGDAAPDLLAADAEGLLLFAGNSQGKPLERSDAQEPTHSLPGRGDAFRASPGSALPGRGAGVGWFGSGRRIQFTNVPLLNPFVMTAGDIDADGDLDLWLAQYKLPYVAGQMPTPYYDANDGFPSFLLLNDGHGGFVDRTEQAGLAAKRFRRTYSASFVDLDDDADLDLFVVSDFAGVDVYLNDGRGRFTDATRSVIREPQLFGMAHTFGDYDLDGLLDCFAIGMNSFVAQRLAGLKLVPPGFPDPEGMRQKMAYGNRLYFQRARRFEQTPLSDQVAQSGWSWGVTSFDFDNDADPDLYIANGHKSRVSAKDYESQFWRHDIYVASSEHDPARDVYFQSTGSKLYGAGYSYGGYHKNRLFMNRAGQSFVEIGHLMGVAMELDCRNVVSDDLDGDGKMDLLVTTLEEWPQARQSLHLFKNRCPTPGNWIGVRLREGGAGFSHIGTRVTLHTANRRQVRQIVMGDSYRSQHAPTVHFGLGPETSVVGIEVRWGNGKTNWLSKPALNQYHSVPR